In the genome of Anabrus simplex isolate iqAnaSimp1 chromosome 6, ASM4041472v1, whole genome shotgun sequence, one region contains:
- the LOC136875700 gene encoding EKC/KEOPS complex subunit TPRKB-like, with product MFKAQLEYNRTLRMVLMQNVQNTPEVRKMLTNGTLQCCTVKPSLILHAFQVVVAANKAVLNFVHERMTTRTIYTEILFNLSLSGNISQSLLSFGIDDADKNFIVCVVDKDLDNSLEDVLSHIHGKQCSMDDLSSFSDEDTIKKHYNIKDSEKEVSPLLESVTSRIALGVL from the coding sequence ATGTTTAAAGCACAGTTGGAATATAACAGAACACTCCGCATGGTATTAATGCAAAATGTTCAAAATACTCCTGAAGTACGAAAAATGCTAACGAACGGAACGTTACAGTGCTGTACAGTTAAACCCTCCCTTATTCTTCATGCGTTTCAAGTTGTTGTGGCGGCTAATAAAGCTGTATTAAATTTCGTCCATGAAAGGATGACGACAAGAACAATTTATACAGAGATTTTATTTAACCTCTCATTATCCGGTAATATTTCTCAGTCCCTCTTAAGTTTTGGAATTGATGATGCAGATAAGAACTTTATAGTTTGTGTAGTGGACAAGGACTTAGATAACTCGCTAGAGGATGTTCTATCGCACATTCACGGGAAACAATGTTCTATGGATGACCTTAGTTCCTTTTCAGATGAGGATACAATCAAAAAACATTATAATATTAAGGATTCTGAAAAGGAGGTATCACCACTATTGGAATCGGTCACAAGTAGAATTGCATTAGGAGTTTTGTGA